From Actinopolymorpha cephalotaxi, one genomic window encodes:
- a CDS encoding sensor histidine kinase, with protein MTRLRGGTVGVRFTILYAVVFLLSGAGLLGLTLLLSDVSMSRSVPAGGVPGGNPPAQDSLAVAQQRIRQLEDQLGAVHTQQSRQFLVASLMALLVMAVAALLLGRVLARRVLRPLRLITSATQRISADSLDRRLGVSGPADEVKELADTIDGLLGRLEASFTAQRRFVANSSHDLRTPLATMRASLDVAVAKPDPPASTVALAERLRTQLDRVDHLLDGFLVLARAQHGPLPDTAVVDLGGLIDGALSERAADVQGKRLRVTADLRPGTAIQGSPALLARLVGNVVDNAVTHNEDGGWIAITGSAGEQETVFAVETGGLVLDQREVDRLTHPFERLGGERTGSSGLGLSIVAAVAAAHGGRLALFARPEGGLRVSVTLPARSADHRATILPANVAGVPVA; from the coding sequence ATGACCAGGCTTCGCGGCGGAACGGTGGGCGTGCGCTTCACGATCCTGTACGCGGTGGTGTTCCTCCTGTCCGGCGCCGGGTTGCTGGGCCTGACCCTGCTCCTCTCCGACGTCAGCATGAGCAGGTCGGTCCCGGCCGGGGGTGTTCCGGGCGGGAATCCCCCCGCCCAGGACAGCCTCGCCGTGGCGCAGCAGCGCATCCGGCAGCTGGAGGACCAGCTGGGCGCGGTGCACACACAGCAGTCCCGCCAGTTCCTGGTGGCCTCGCTGATGGCGCTGCTCGTGATGGCGGTCGCCGCGTTGCTACTCGGTCGGGTGCTGGCCAGGCGTGTTCTGCGGCCGTTGCGGCTCATCACGAGTGCCACGCAGCGCATCTCCGCCGACAGCCTGGATCGGCGGCTGGGCGTGTCCGGTCCGGCCGACGAGGTGAAGGAACTCGCCGACACCATCGACGGCTTGCTCGGTCGGCTCGAGGCGTCGTTCACCGCGCAACGTCGCTTCGTCGCCAACTCCTCCCACGACCTCCGGACACCGCTGGCGACGATGCGGGCGTCGCTGGACGTCGCGGTCGCCAAGCCGGACCCTCCCGCCTCGACGGTGGCACTCGCGGAACGTCTGCGGACCCAGCTCGATCGGGTCGATCACCTGCTGGACGGCTTCCTCGTACTGGCGCGGGCGCAGCACGGCCCGCTGCCCGACACCGCCGTGGTGGATCTCGGCGGGCTGATCGACGGCGCGCTGAGCGAAAGAGCAGCCGACGTACAGGGGAAGCGGCTGCGGGTGACGGCGGACCTTCGGCCGGGGACGGCGATCCAGGGCAGCCCGGCGCTGCTGGCGCGGCTGGTGGGCAACGTCGTCGACAACGCCGTGACCCACAACGAGGACGGCGGGTGGATCGCGATCACCGGGTCCGCCGGCGAGCAGGAGACGGTGTTCGCCGTCGAGACCGGCGGGCTGGTCCTCGACCAGCGGGAGGTCGACCGGCTGACGCACCCCTTCGAGCGGCTCGGCGGCGAGCGTACCGGCTCCTCGGGTCTGGGTCTGTCCATCGTGGCCGCTGTCGCCGCCGCACACGGCGGCCGGCTCGCGCTGTTCGCCCGGCCGGAGGGCGGCCTGCGGGTGTCGGTCACCCTCCCGGCGAGGTCTGCCGACCACCGCGCGACCATTCTTCCGGCGAACGTCGCGGGGGTTCCGGTGGCATGA
- a CDS encoding response regulator transcription factor has protein sequence MRVLVVEDERALADVVVEGLRDQGMAVDLARDGLTAVGKLDLTAYDVVLLDRDLPGLHGDTLCRMVSERADRPMVLMLTAASAPGDRVSGLTLGADDYLGKPFHFPELVLRIRALARRRPDARPRHLRAAGIELDPVRRTAVRDGRDLDLSVKEFAVLEALLRASPGFLSAEALLEQVWDENADPFTNTVAVTVGRLRRKLGDPPVIATTPGVGYRVG, from the coding sequence ATGAGGGTTCTCGTGGTCGAAGACGAACGCGCCCTCGCCGACGTCGTCGTGGAAGGGCTGCGCGACCAGGGGATGGCCGTCGACCTCGCGCGGGACGGCCTGACCGCCGTCGGCAAGCTCGACCTCACCGCGTACGACGTAGTGCTCCTGGACCGGGATCTGCCCGGTCTGCACGGCGACACGCTGTGCCGGATGGTCAGCGAGCGCGCGGACCGACCGATGGTGCTGATGCTGACCGCAGCTAGCGCCCCCGGCGACCGGGTCAGCGGGCTGACCCTGGGCGCGGACGACTATCTCGGCAAGCCGTTCCACTTCCCCGAGCTGGTCCTGCGCATCCGCGCGCTGGCTCGACGCAGGCCGGACGCGCGGCCCAGGCACCTGCGCGCGGCCGGCATCGAGCTGGATCCGGTCCGGCGTACCGCCGTCCGCGACGGGCGGGACCTCGACCTCTCGGTGAAGGAGTTCGCCGTGCTGGAGGCGCTGCTGCGGGCGAGTCCGGGTTTCCTGAGCGCCGAGGCCCTGCTGGAGCAGGTGTGGGACGAGAACGCCGACCCGTTCACCAACACCGTGGCGGTGACGGTGGGAAGGCTCCGGCGCAAGCTCGGCGACCCACCGGTCATCGCGACGACGCCCGGAGTCGGCTACCGGGTCGGGTGA
- a CDS encoding NAD(P)-dependent oxidoreductase, translated as MAALPKSARIGFVGLGNLGLPMATALVRAGWPVTAYDVNSSTVATMVERGADGADSLADLAGCQVLALAVPDDDTVTAVLDTPKLLDRLADDALVAVHSTVLPATARELGDRARDRSLAFLDAPVSGGAERAERGALTVMVGADEPALASARPYLDTIADQVVHAGPPGAGSAVKLANQLMMFASLAGTHEALRLAQAHEVPVETVLEVARTSTGDSWPAREWGFFDRTAQAYDASQVPVRSRPWSKDLWEVVAAGRVAGVTMPVAGLLAQTLADVVEEHARRGSPDHPTR; from the coding sequence ATGGCCGCGCTGCCGAAATCGGCCCGGATCGGGTTCGTCGGACTGGGCAACCTCGGACTCCCGATGGCCACCGCGCTGGTTCGGGCCGGATGGCCGGTCACGGCGTACGACGTCAACTCAAGCACGGTCGCCACGATGGTCGAGCGCGGTGCCGACGGCGCGGACTCCCTCGCCGACCTCGCCGGTTGTCAGGTGCTCGCCCTCGCCGTACCCGACGACGACACCGTGACCGCCGTCCTGGACACCCCCAAGCTGCTCGACCGACTCGCCGACGACGCGCTGGTCGCCGTGCACAGCACCGTGCTGCCCGCGACCGCGCGGGAACTCGGCGACCGTGCCCGGGATCGCTCGCTGGCGTTCCTGGACGCGCCGGTCAGCGGTGGCGCCGAACGCGCCGAGCGGGGGGCGCTCACGGTCATGGTCGGTGCGGACGAGCCGGCGCTCGCGTCCGCCCGGCCGTACCTCGACACCATCGCCGACCAGGTGGTGCACGCCGGTCCGCCGGGGGCGGGCTCCGCGGTGAAGCTCGCGAACCAGCTGATGATGTTCGCCTCCCTGGCCGGCACCCACGAGGCGCTCCGGCTGGCGCAGGCGCACGAGGTTCCGGTGGAGACCGTCCTGGAGGTCGCCCGGACCAGCACCGGCGACTCCTGGCCGGCACGCGAGTGGGGCTTCTTCGACCGCACCGCGCAGGCCTACGACGCCTCGCAGGTGCCCGTCCGGTCCCGGCCGTGGAGCAAGGACCTGTGGGAGGTGGTCGCCGCGGGCCGGGTCGCCGGGGTGACCATGCCGGTGGCCGGGCTGCTGGCCCAGACCCTCGCCGACGTCGTGGAGGAGCACGCGCGACGCGGGTCGCCGGATCACCCGACCCGGTAG
- a CDS encoding GntR family transcriptional regulator, whose amino-acid sequence MAGRRRIDPPSLVQLAAQELRRMILAGELAPGERLIEERLTEELGISRPPLREAMRTLQHEGLVEITPRRGASVTRLADGDVVEILTLRSSLERLAVEMGVPVTDPTRLARCRAALAEMQRCAESADRAQLVERGYEFHRAIVGLAGHRRLEGIYDSLHQQQLWCMAMNLHTREHFYEDLGTHVARHRDLLDLIEAGDPDAVLHALAHHGERSFTHGFRQPRQDAPTAPDAREAPGTSDASDASDAVSR is encoded by the coding sequence GTGGCCGGACGTCGCCGCATCGACCCGCCGAGCCTGGTGCAACTCGCCGCGCAGGAGTTACGCCGGATGATCCTGGCCGGTGAGCTGGCACCCGGCGAACGTCTGATCGAGGAACGGCTCACCGAGGAGCTCGGGATCAGCCGGCCGCCGCTGCGCGAGGCGATGCGGACGCTGCAGCACGAGGGTCTGGTCGAGATCACCCCGCGGCGCGGCGCGTCGGTGACCCGGCTGGCCGACGGCGACGTGGTGGAGATCCTCACGCTGCGGTCCTCGCTGGAGCGGCTGGCCGTCGAGATGGGGGTGCCGGTCACCGATCCCACCAGGCTGGCCCGCTGCCGGGCGGCGCTGGCCGAAATGCAGCGGTGCGCCGAGAGCGCCGACCGGGCCCAGCTGGTCGAGCGGGGCTACGAGTTCCACCGGGCGATCGTCGGCCTGGCCGGTCACCGGCGGCTGGAGGGCATCTACGACTCGCTGCACCAGCAGCAGCTGTGGTGCATGGCGATGAACCTCCACACCCGCGAGCACTTCTACGAGGACCTCGGCACCCACGTCGCCCGCCACCGGGACCTGCTCGACCTGATCGAGGCCGGCGATCCCGACGCCGTACTCCACGCGTTGGCGCACCACGGCGAGCGGTCGTTCACCCACGGCTTCCGGCAGCCCCGGCAGGACGCACCAACGGCACCGGACGCACGCGAAGCACCAGGCACATCAGACGCATCAGACGCATCAGACGCAGTGAGCAGGTGA